One genomic region from Prunus persica cultivar Lovell chromosome G3, Prunus_persica_NCBIv2, whole genome shotgun sequence encodes:
- the LOC109948114 gene encoding uncharacterized protein LOC109948114, whose amino-acid sequence MAGSGTAELRTPVFNGENYEFCSNRMKTILKSHGLWDFVENGFDVSDPAKDKKKIEETAVAEVEKPTMAELLMKDARALGLIQGAVLDQILPIIVNEKTSKGAWDILNQKFRGDKQVRSLKLQGLRCEFEYTRTKDSESLSIYLARLFDIMNQMKSYGEDLSRERVVQKLLISLPRSYDPICSVIEHSKDLETLEVQEVVASLKSFELKLDRHAEDSTEMAFASLNVGGKNSAGGGKPKCTSCGKFGHVLRDCNGNKSIQKVNYVNQVEETGDKRLLVNIQRNLTSKVKMGTGEIVQVAGKGTLVIETKLGRKHI is encoded by the exons ATGGCAGGATCGGGCACCGCTGAGCTTCGCACGCCAGTTTTCAATGGAGAAAACTATGAGTTCTGTAGTAATCGAATGAAAACCATTCTGAAATCTCATGGGTTGTgggattttgttgaaaatggTTTCGATGTTTCAGATCCAGCGAAGGATAAGAAGAAGATAGAAGAGACTGCGGTCGCTGAAGTGGAGAAGCCTACGATGGCAGAGCTTCTAATGAAGGATGCTCGCGCACTTGGGTTGATCCAAGGTGCCGTTTTAGATCAAATCTTACCCATAATTGTGAACGAGAAGACCTCAAAGGGTGCTTGGGACATTCTAAATCAGAAGTTCAGAGGAGATAAGCAAGTAAGGAGCTTAAAATTACAAGGTTTGCGTTGTGAATTTGAATACACTCGTACGAAAGATAGCGAGTCATTATCTATATACCTTGCTAGACTGTTCGATATAATGAATCAAATGAAGAGTTATGGTGAGGATCTGTCTAGGGAAAGAGTTGTGCAAAAATTGTTGATTAGTTTGCCTAGATCATATGACCCTATTTGCTCTGTGATTGAACACTCTAAGGACCTTGAAACTCTTGAGGTTCAAGAGGTTGTTGCCTCTCTGAAAAGCTTTGAGCTCAAATTGGATAGACATGCTGAAGACTCTACAGAAATGGCTTTTGCTAGTCTAAATGTTGGAGGCAAAAATTCTGCAGGTGGAG GGAAGCCTAAATGCACAAGTTGTGGGAAGTTTGGGCATGTGCTCAGAGACTGCAATGGAAATAAATCTATACAGAAGGTGAACTATGTAAACCAGGTTGAAGAAACTG GTGATAAAAGGTTACTAGTTAACATTCAAAGGAATCTGACTTCCAAGGTGAAGATGGGAACTGGAGAAATTGTGCAGGTTGCAGGAAAGGGAACTCTTGTGATAGAGACCAAATTGGGAAGGAAGCACATTTAA